Proteins from a genomic interval of Staphylococcus debuckii:
- the hslU gene encoding ATP-dependent protease ATPase subunit HslU, with protein sequence MDASAIKLTPKDIVSQLNEYIVGQNDAKKKVAIALRNRYRRSQLDEELKQEIVPKNILMIGPTGVGKTEIARRMAKIVGAPFIKVEATKFTEVGYVGRDVESMVRDLVDVAVRLVKEDRKDKVKDEAIKKANDKLVKLLVPSMKKKANQNAGNPFESIFGGMMPSFGNNEEEDEEPPTEEIKTKRSEIKRQLQNGELEEEKVRIKVEQDPGAMGMLGTNQNQQVQDMMNQLMPKKKVEREVPVKSARKILADEYADELIDHETANQEALELAEQMGIIFIDEVDKVASNNQQGGQDVSRQGVQRDILPIVEGSVVQTKYGSVNTEHMLFIGAGAFHVSKPSDLIPELQGRFPIRVELDSLSVEDFVNILKEPKLSLIKQYEALLQTEEVTVNFTDEAITRLAEIAYQVNQDTDNIGARRLHTILEKMLEDLSYEAPGMPNAVVDITAQYVDDKLKSISTNKDLSAFIL encoded by the coding sequence ATGGATGCTAGCGCAATCAAACTTACCCCAAAAGACATTGTCTCTCAATTAAACGAGTATATTGTCGGACAAAACGATGCTAAGAAAAAAGTAGCCATAGCTTTAAGAAACAGATATCGTCGCAGTCAATTAGATGAGGAATTGAAACAAGAAATTGTTCCGAAAAATATTTTGATGATCGGGCCGACTGGTGTAGGTAAAACAGAAATTGCCCGTAGAATGGCAAAAATTGTCGGTGCACCGTTTATTAAAGTAGAAGCAACTAAATTCACTGAAGTCGGCTATGTGGGTCGTGACGTAGAAAGCATGGTTCGTGATTTAGTGGACGTTGCAGTAAGACTTGTAAAAGAAGATAGAAAAGATAAAGTGAAAGATGAAGCAATTAAAAAAGCTAACGACAAATTAGTGAAATTGCTTGTACCGAGTATGAAAAAGAAAGCAAATCAAAATGCAGGAAATCCTTTCGAATCAATTTTCGGCGGCATGATGCCTAGCTTCGGTAACAACGAAGAGGAAGATGAAGAACCGCCGACTGAGGAAATCAAAACGAAACGTTCTGAAATCAAACGCCAATTACAAAATGGTGAATTAGAAGAAGAAAAAGTACGAATTAAGGTTGAACAAGATCCTGGTGCAATGGGAATGCTTGGTACAAATCAAAATCAACAAGTTCAAGATATGATGAATCAATTGATGCCGAAGAAAAAAGTAGAACGTGAAGTGCCAGTTAAATCAGCACGTAAAATCTTGGCTGATGAATATGCAGATGAATTAATCGATCATGAAACAGCTAACCAAGAAGCTTTAGAATTAGCAGAGCAGATGGGCATTATCTTTATCGATGAAGTAGATAAAGTGGCCAGCAATAATCAACAAGGCGGTCAAGACGTTTCAAGACAAGGCGTACAAAGAGATATCTTGCCGATTGTTGAAGGAAGTGTCGTGCAAACTAAATATGGCAGTGTCAACACTGAACATATGCTGTTTATCGGAGCAGGGGCTTTCCACGTATCAAAACCGAGCGATTTAATTCCAGAACTACAAGGCCGTTTCCCAATCAGAGTGGAATTAGATAGTTTATCAGTTGAGGATTTTGTGAATATTCTTAAAGAACCGAAATTATCATTGATTAAACAATATGAAGCGCTCTTGCAAACAGAAGAAGTGACGGTTAATTTCACGGATGAAGCGATTACACGTCTCGCTGAAATTGCTTATCAAGTCAACCAAGATACAGATAATATCGGAGCAAGACGTTTGCATACTATTTTAGAAAAAATGCTTGAAGATCTGTCGTATGAAGCACCTGGCATGCCGAACGCAGTGGTAGATATTACTGCACAATATGTTGATGATAAATTGAAATCTATTTCTACTAATAAAGATTTAAGTGCATTTATCTTATAA
- the codY gene encoding GTP-sensing pleiotropic transcriptional regulator CodY has translation MSLLLKTRELNTLLQKHKGIAVDFKDVARKISEVTVTNVFIVSRRGKILGHSLNELLKSSRINQMLEDRHIPSAYTDKLMDVKQTISNIGIDDDLSVFPPENRDTFIDSKTTIFPVLGGGERLGTLVLGRVSDDFTDNDLVLGEYAATVLGMEILREKHSELEQEARDKAAINMAINSLSYSEREAIEHIFEELGGKEGLLIASKVADRVGITRSVIVNALRKLESAGVIESRSLGMKGTFIKVKKEQFLDELEKSN, from the coding sequence ATGAGTTTACTTTTAAAAACGAGAGAATTAAATACACTGTTACAAAAACATAAAGGTATTGCTGTAGACTTTAAAGATGTTGCGCGCAAAATTAGTGAGGTTACTGTAACGAATGTATTTATCGTATCACGCAGAGGGAAAATTTTAGGTCATAGCTTAAATGAGTTGTTGAAAAGCAGCCGTATTAATCAAATGCTAGAAGATCGTCATATTCCAAGCGCATATACTGACAAATTAATGGACGTAAAACAAACGATATCTAATATTGGTATCGATGATGATTTATCAGTTTTCCCTCCTGAAAACAGAGACACATTTATTGATAGCAAAACAACAATTTTCCCAGTATTAGGCGGCGGTGAAAGACTAGGTACACTTGTACTAGGACGTGTGTCTGATGATTTCACAGATAATGACTTAGTATTAGGCGAATATGCTGCAACGGTATTAGGTATGGAAATCTTACGTGAAAAACACAGTGAATTAGAACAAGAAGCTCGTGATAAAGCAGCAATCAACATGGCAATCAATTCTTTATCTTACTCAGAAAGAGAAGCCATTGAACATATCTTTGAAGAGCTTGGCGGAAAAGAAGGCTTATTAATCGCCTCTAAAGTAGCAGACCGAGTAGGCATTACTCGTTCAGTGATTGTAAATGCTTTGCGTAAATTAGAAAGTGCCGGCGTAATTGAATCTCGTTCGTTAGGAATGAAAGGAACATTTATTAAAGTTAAAAAAGAACAATTCTTAGATGAATTGGAAAAATCTAACTGA
- the rpsB gene encoding 30S ribosomal protein S2, producing MAVISMKQLLEAGVHFGHQTRRWNPKMKKYIFTERNGIYIIDLQKTVKKVDEAYNFIKQVSEDGGKVLFVGTKKQAQESIKNEAERAGQFYVNQRWLGGILTNYKTISKRVKRISEIEKMEEDGLFEVLPKKEVVEIKKEYDRLIKFLGGIRDMKSMPQALFVVDPRKERNAIAEARKLHIPIVGIVDTNCDPDEIDYVIPANDDAIRAVKLLTGKMADAVLEGQQGVSNEEVAAEQNIDLNEDEKAEAEEVKEETSVESN from the coding sequence ATGGCAGTAATTTCAATGAAACAATTGCTAGAAGCTGGTGTTCACTTCGGTCACCAAACACGCCGTTGGAACCCAAAAATGAAAAAATATATTTTCACTGAAAGAAATGGTATTTATATCATCGACTTACAAAAAACAGTGAAAAAAGTTGACGAAGCTTATAATTTCATCAAACAAGTATCTGAAGACGGCGGTAAAGTCTTATTCGTAGGTACTAAAAAACAAGCTCAAGAATCAATTAAAAATGAAGCAGAACGTGCTGGTCAATTCTACGTTAACCAAAGATGGTTAGGCGGAATCTTGACTAACTATAAAACAATCTCAAAACGTGTAAAACGTATTTCTGAAATTGAAAAAATGGAAGAAGACGGTTTATTCGAAGTATTACCTAAAAAAGAAGTAGTTGAAATCAAAAAAGAATATGACCGTTTAATCAAATTCTTAGGCGGTATTCGTGATATGAAATCAATGCCTCAAGCATTATTCGTAGTTGATCCTCGTAAAGAGCGCAACGCAATTGCTGAAGCACGTAAATTACACATCCCAATCGTAGGTATTGTTGATACTAACTGCGATCCAGATGAAATTGACTACGTTATCCCAGCAAACGACGATGCTATCCGTGCCGTTAAATTATTAACTGGTAAAATGGCAGATGCAGTTTTAGAAGGACAACAAGGTGTTTCTAATGAAGAAGTAGCTGCTGAACAAAACATCGACTTAAATGAAGATGAAAAAGCTGAAGCAGAAGAAGTTAAAGAAGAAACTTCTGTTGAATCAAACTAA
- the tsf gene encoding translation elongation factor Ts, whose translation MAQVTAKLVKELRERTGAGMMDCKKALEATEGDIDKAIDYLREKGIAKAAKKADRIAAEGMTHVEVEGNEAVIVEINAETDFVARNEGFQELVKELAKHILETKPESVDALMETKMSTGETVKERINKAISTIGEKLSLRRFAIRTKGDNDAFGAYLHMGGRIGVLTVVEGTTDEEAAKDVAMHIAAINPKYVSSDQVSQEELSHEKEVLKQQALNEGKPEKIVEKMVEGRLRKYLQEICAVDQNFVKDPDVTVEQFLKSKGGKLTDFVRYEVGEGMEKREENFADEVKGQMK comes from the coding sequence ATGGCACAAGTTACAGCTAAATTAGTTAAAGAATTACGCGAAAGAACTGGCGCAGGTATGATGGATTGTAAAAAAGCGCTTGAAGCAACTGAAGGCGACATCGATAAAGCAATTGACTACCTACGTGAAAAAGGTATTGCAAAAGCTGCTAAAAAAGCAGACCGTATTGCTGCTGAAGGTATGACTCATGTTGAAGTTGAAGGTAATGAAGCAGTTATCGTTGAAATCAACGCTGAAACTGACTTTGTTGCGCGTAATGAAGGTTTCCAAGAATTAGTTAAAGAACTTGCGAAACACATTCTTGAAACTAAACCAGAATCTGTTGATGCTTTAATGGAAACTAAAATGTCTACAGGTGAAACTGTTAAAGAACGTATCAATAAAGCAATCTCAACTATCGGAGAAAAATTAAGCTTGCGTCGTTTTGCAATCAGAACTAAAGGCGACAACGATGCTTTCGGTGCTTACTTGCACATGGGCGGACGCATTGGTGTATTAACTGTTGTTGAAGGTACTACTGATGAAGAAGCTGCGAAAGATGTTGCTATGCACATTGCTGCGATCAACCCTAAATATGTTTCTTCTGACCAAGTAAGCCAAGAAGAACTTTCTCATGAAAAAGAAGTTTTAAAACAACAAGCATTAAATGAAGGTAAACCAGAAAAAATCGTTGAAAAAATGGTTGAAGGCCGTTTACGCAAATATTTACAAGAAATTTGCGCAGTTGACCAAAACTTCGTTAAAGACCCAGATGTAACTGTTGAACAGTTCTTGAAATCTAAAGGTGGTAAATTAACTGACTTTGTACGTTACGAAGTAGGCGAAGGTATGGAAAAACGTGAAGAAAACTTTGCTGACGAAGTAAAAGGACAAATGAAATAA
- the pyrH gene encoding UMP kinase codes for MAETSKYNRVVLKLSGEALAGEKGFGINPIIIKSVAKQIAEVVELDCEIAVIVGGGNIWRGKTGSDLGMDRGTADYMGMLATVMNALALQDSLEQLDCDTRVLTSIEMKQVAEPYIRRRAIRHLEKKRVVIFAAGIGNPYFSTDTTAALRAAEVEADVILMGKNNVDGVYSADPKVDKNAKKYEHLTHIQMLQEGLQIMDSTAASFCMDNNIPLNVFSITEEGNIKRAVMGEEIGTTITK; via the coding sequence ATGGCTGAAACTTCTAAATATAATCGCGTTGTCTTGAAACTGAGCGGAGAAGCCCTTGCAGGAGAAAAGGGATTTGGTATTAATCCAATTATTATTAAAAGCGTTGCAAAGCAAATTGCAGAAGTTGTAGAACTAGATTGTGAAATTGCAGTAATCGTTGGCGGAGGAAATATCTGGAGAGGTAAGACAGGCAGTGATCTTGGCATGGATCGCGGTACAGCTGACTACATGGGCATGTTAGCAACAGTGATGAATGCATTGGCTCTTCAAGATAGCTTAGAACAATTAGACTGCGACACACGTGTGTTAACTTCTATTGAAATGAAACAAGTTGCAGAACCTTATATCAGACGTCGTGCAATCAGACACTTAGAGAAGAAACGTGTTGTCATTTTTGCGGCAGGTATCGGCAACCCTTACTTCTCAACAGATACAACAGCTGCTTTGAGAGCTGCTGAAGTTGAAGCGGATGTCATTTTAATGGGTAAAAATAATGTAGATGGCGTTTATTCAGCTGACCCTAAAGTGGATAAAAATGCGAAAAAATATGAGCATTTGACTCATATCCAAATGCTTCAAGAAGGTCTTCAAATCATGGATTCTACAGCAGCTTCATTCTGTATGGATAACAATATTCCATTAAATGTATTCTCTATTACTGAAGAAGGCAATATTAAACGTGCTGTGATGGGCGAAGAAATCGGAACTACAATTACTAAATAA
- the frr gene encoding ribosome recycling factor translates to MSDILSETRSRMKKSIESLSRELATINAGRANSNLLAGVKVDYYGAPTPVQQLASISVPEPRLLVVSPYDKTSLSDIERAINAANLGVNPSSDGEVIRIMVPALTEERRKELVKDVKKMGENTKVSIRNIRRDSNDDLKKDEKEGAITEDELRTGTDDVQKITDESIKEVEKVLDEKEKDIMSV, encoded by the coding sequence ATGAGCGACATTTTAAGCGAAACTAGATCAAGAATGAAAAAGTCTATTGAAAGTTTGTCACGTGAATTAGCTACAATCAATGCTGGACGTGCTAACTCTAACTTGTTAGCAGGTGTGAAAGTAGATTACTATGGCGCGCCTACTCCAGTACAACAATTAGCAAGCATCAGTGTTCCAGAACCACGTTTATTAGTAGTATCTCCATATGATAAAACTTCTTTATCTGATATCGAACGTGCAATCAATGCAGCTAATCTTGGTGTAAATCCTTCTAGTGATGGTGAGGTTATCCGTATCATGGTGCCTGCTTTAACTGAAGAACGTCGTAAAGAATTAGTTAAAGACGTTAAAAAAATGGGTGAAAACACGAAAGTTTCTATTCGTAATATCCGTCGTGACAGTAATGACGATTTGAAGAAAGACGAAAAAGAAGGCGCTATTACTGAAGATGAATTACGTACAGGAACTGACGATGTACAAAAAATTACTGACGAATCAATCAAAGAAGTAGAAAAAGTACTAGATGAAAAAGAAAAGGATATCATGTCTGTATAA
- a CDS encoding isoprenyl transferase: MFKKLKNKNQSEPEGTYSDLDLHNIPEHIAIIMDGNGRWAKKRKMPRIKGHYEGMQTIKKITRAANDIGVKYLTLYAFSTENWSRPEQEVNYIMNLPVNFLKTFLPELIERNVKVETIGFTDDLPASTMKAINHAKEKTAQNDGLKLIFAINYGGRAEITDSVRRMFDDMIERGQKSSDITEEVINEYLMTSQYPDPELLIRTSGEQRISNFLIWQISYSEFIFDQKLWPDFDEDELMDCIKIYQKRQRRFGGLL, encoded by the coding sequence ATGTTTAAAAAGCTGAAAAATAAAAATCAATCTGAACCAGAAGGGACATATTCAGATTTAGATTTACATAATATACCCGAACATATCGCGATTATCATGGATGGTAATGGCCGTTGGGCGAAGAAACGTAAAATGCCAAGAATCAAAGGGCATTATGAAGGAATGCAAACAATTAAAAAGATAACAAGAGCTGCAAATGATATCGGAGTAAAATATTTAACTTTATACGCCTTCTCAACTGAAAATTGGTCACGTCCTGAACAAGAAGTCAATTACATCATGAACTTACCTGTAAATTTCTTAAAAACTTTTCTTCCGGAATTGATAGAACGTAATGTGAAAGTCGAAACAATCGGGTTTACAGATGATTTACCAGCTTCTACAATGAAAGCAATTAATCACGCTAAGGAAAAAACTGCACAAAATGATGGATTGAAACTGATTTTTGCCATTAATTATGGCGGTCGAGCAGAAATTACAGATAGCGTTCGACGTATGTTTGATGATATGATTGAGCGAGGTCAAAAGAGCAGTGATATCACAGAAGAGGTAATCAATGAATATTTAATGACCAGTCAGTATCCTGATCCGGAGTTGCTTATCCGAACTTCAGGAGAACAACGAATTAGTAATTTCTTAATTTGGCAAATTTCTTATAGTGAATTTATTTTTGACCAAAAACTTTGGCCTGATTTTGACGAAGATGAACTGATGGATTGTATTAAAATTTACCAGAAAAGACAACGTCGTTTCGGTGGCTTATTATAG
- a CDS encoding phosphatidate cytidylyltransferase translates to MRVRTVTAIIALLIFLPILIIGGPLLMYFSYILALIALKELLNMNKIRFISIPGLISALGLILIMLPHDLGAWVAAVQLKGLIIMSFVILSYTVMSKNRFSFIDAAFCLMSVAYVGIGFMYLYETREAGLAFILFAFLVVWTTDTGAYLFGRSFGKHKLWPVISPNKTIEGFIGGVLSSLLVPLVMQFFVDFDFNIWIILLVTVILSMFGQLGDLVESGFKRHFGVKDSGKILPGHGGILDRFDSFMFVLPLLNILLLQN, encoded by the coding sequence ATGAGAGTTAGAACGGTAACGGCAATTATAGCCTTGTTAATCTTTTTACCAATACTAATTATCGGCGGCCCTTTGTTGATGTATTTCTCATACATCTTGGCCCTCATCGCATTAAAAGAACTGTTGAATATGAATAAAATTCGGTTTATTTCTATTCCAGGTCTGATTAGTGCACTCGGGCTGATTCTTATTATGCTGCCTCATGATTTGGGCGCATGGGTAGCAGCAGTCCAATTAAAAGGACTCATTATTATGAGTTTCGTAATTTTAAGTTATACAGTTATGTCTAAGAACCGCTTCAGTTTCATCGATGCTGCATTTTGCTTAATGTCAGTAGCATATGTAGGTATTGGATTTATGTATCTTTACGAAACACGTGAAGCTGGATTAGCCTTCATCTTATTTGCATTCCTAGTGGTTTGGACAACAGATACAGGCGCATATTTATTTGGACGAAGTTTCGGCAAGCATAAACTATGGCCGGTCATCAGTCCGAATAAAACAATTGAAGGATTTATCGGCGGTGTATTAAGCAGTCTGCTCGTACCGTTGGTGATGCAATTCTTCGTGGATTTCGACTTCAATATTTGGATTATATTGCTGGTAACAGTTATTTTAAGTATGTTCGGACAATTAGGAGATTTAGTGGAATCTGGATTTAAACGTCATTTCGGCGTTAAAGATTCCGGTAAGATTTTACCTGGACACGGCGGGATTCTTGACCGTTTCGACAGCTTTATGTTTGTCTTACCACTTTTAAATATTTTATTATTGCAAAATTAA
- the rseP gene encoding RIP metalloprotease RseP, translating to MIITILAFIIVFGVLVSVHEYGHMFFAKRAGIMCPEFAIGMGPKIFSFRKNETLYTIRLLPVGGYVRMAGDGIDEVPVEPGMSVKIKLNDKDEITHIILDDQHKFQQAEVIEVKKCDFKDKMYVEGITSYDDERHRFYIAKEAYFVEGGSLIQIAPRNRQFMHKKPYQKFLTLFAGPLFNFILALVIFVGLAYYQGTPTHSIKAVADHFPAQEAGLKAGDTIEQIGPHKISSFDDVQQALDKNKDKPVKVTYERDGKNKTVQLTPKKVKEGTKVNPKYAYKLGYQPATEHSSLIEPLTAGVTKFFQAGTLIFTAIVGMIGSIFTGGFSFDMLNGPVGIYHNVDTVVKTGIINLIGWTALLSVNLGLMNLLPIPALDGGRILFVLYEAVFRKPVNKKAETYIIGAGAIFVIIIMILVTWNDIQRYFL from the coding sequence TTGATAATTACTATCTTAGCTTTTATTATCGTATTTGGTGTCTTAGTTTCCGTTCATGAGTACGGCCACATGTTTTTTGCAAAACGCGCAGGGATAATGTGTCCTGAATTTGCTATCGGCATGGGACCCAAGATTTTTAGTTTTAGAAAAAATGAAACATTATATACAATTAGACTCTTACCAGTCGGCGGCTATGTTCGAATGGCTGGAGATGGCATAGATGAAGTGCCGGTAGAACCAGGCATGTCAGTCAAAATCAAATTAAATGATAAAGATGAAATTACACACATTATTCTTGATGATCAACATAAATTCCAACAAGCAGAAGTGATTGAAGTAAAAAAATGTGATTTCAAAGATAAAATGTATGTGGAAGGTATTACATCTTATGATGATGAAAGACATCGTTTTTATATTGCGAAGGAAGCTTATTTCGTTGAAGGCGGCAGCTTAATACAAATTGCACCGCGCAATCGCCAATTTATGCATAAAAAACCGTATCAAAAATTCTTAACATTATTTGCAGGCCCTTTATTCAACTTTATTTTAGCTTTAGTCATCTTTGTAGGTCTTGCATACTATCAAGGTACACCTACGCATTCTATTAAAGCAGTGGCAGATCATTTCCCTGCACAAGAAGCGGGATTAAAAGCAGGTGATACAATTGAACAAATCGGACCGCATAAAATCAGCTCATTCGATGATGTTCAACAAGCGTTAGATAAGAATAAAGATAAACCGGTTAAAGTGACTTATGAAAGAGATGGCAAGAATAAAACTGTACAATTAACACCGAAAAAGGTTAAAGAAGGTACCAAAGTTAATCCGAAATATGCGTATAAACTGGGTTATCAACCAGCCACAGAACACTCGTCGCTGATTGAACCATTAACAGCCGGAGTTACTAAATTTTTCCAAGCGGGAACATTGATTTTCACAGCTATTGTAGGTATGATCGGCAGCATTTTCACTGGCGGATTCTCTTTTGATATGTTGAACGGACCAGTGGGTATTTATCATAATGTTGATACTGTAGTAAAAACTGGTATCATTAACTTGATAGGTTGGACTGCACTGTTAAGTGTCAACTTAGGTTTAATGAACTTATTGCCGATTCCCGCTCTTGATGGCGGACGCATACTCTTTGTGCTCTACGAAGCGGTATTCAGAAAACCAGTGAATAAGAAAGCAGAAACATACATTATTGGTGCAGGTGCCATTTTCGTCATTATAATTATGATATTAGTAACCTGGAATGACATACAGCGTTATTTCTTATAA
- a CDS encoding proline--tRNA ligase, translated as MRQSKVFIPTMREVPAEAEALSHRLLLKAGLIKQSTSGVYSYLPLATRVINNITAIVREEMERIDAVEILMPALQPSELWEESGRWDAYGSELMRLTDRNGRQFALGPTHEEVVTSLVRDEVKSYKQLPLTLFQIQSKFRDEKRPRFGLLRGREFIMKDAYSFHADEESLDETYNQMYDAYSRIFKRAGINARPVVADSGAIGGSHTHEFMALSEIGEDTIVYSENSDYAANIEKAEVPYEAKESSEELLELEKVATPDAHTAQEVADYLNRPLEQITKSMIFKVDGEFIIVLVRGHHEINDVKLKAYFGTDNIELATQDEIINLIGAKPGSIGPIQEKGIKVYADNFVQASPNLVIGANEDGYHYINANPERDFNVEAFGDFRFILEGEPLSDGSGEAKFAEGIEVGQVFKLGTKYSEAMNATFLDNQGKAKPLIMGCYGIGVSRTLSAVVEQNNDENGIIWPKSVTPFDLHLITINPKKEDQRELGDKIYAELQSSYEVLYDDRKERAGVKFNDADLIGLPIRIVVGKRADEGIVEVKRRDNGESEEVEVSNLASYIDSLYTQI; from the coding sequence ATGAGACAATCAAAAGTATTTATACCAACGATGAGAGAAGTCCCAGCAGAAGCTGAAGCCTTGAGTCATCGACTATTATTGAAAGCAGGATTAATCAAACAAAGTACCAGTGGCGTATACAGTTACTTGCCGCTAGCAACACGTGTCATTAACAACATTACAGCTATCGTACGCGAAGAAATGGAACGCATTGATGCAGTGGAAATTTTAATGCCTGCTTTACAACCTTCTGAATTATGGGAAGAATCAGGTCGTTGGGATGCTTACGGAAGTGAATTAATGCGCTTGACAGACAGAAACGGACGTCAATTTGCTTTAGGTCCGACACACGAAGAAGTCGTAACTTCACTTGTACGTGACGAAGTGAAATCCTACAAGCAATTGCCATTAACACTGTTCCAAATCCAATCTAAATTCAGAGATGAAAAACGTCCTCGTTTCGGTTTATTACGTGGTCGCGAATTTATCATGAAAGATGCCTATTCCTTCCATGCGGATGAAGAATCATTAGATGAAACATACAATCAAATGTACGACGCATACAGCCGCATTTTCAAACGCGCCGGCATCAACGCACGTCCAGTCGTTGCAGACTCAGGAGCAATCGGCGGCAGCCATACACACGAATTCATGGCCCTAAGCGAAATCGGCGAAGATACAATTGTCTACAGCGAGAATAGCGACTATGCAGCTAATATCGAAAAGGCAGAAGTGCCTTATGAGGCAAAAGAAAGCTCTGAAGAGTTATTAGAACTAGAAAAGGTTGCTACACCTGATGCACACACTGCTCAAGAAGTCGCTGATTATTTAAATCGTCCATTAGAACAAATTACCAAATCTATGATTTTCAAAGTGGATGGCGAATTTATCATCGTACTTGTACGTGGACATCATGAAATCAACGATGTGAAATTGAAAGCATACTTTGGTACAGATAATATTGAACTTGCAACACAAGATGAAATTATTAATTTAATCGGTGCTAAACCAGGTTCAATCGGACCTATTCAAGAAAAAGGCATCAAAGTATATGCAGATAACTTTGTCCAAGCGTCACCGAACTTAGTTATTGGAGCAAATGAAGATGGCTATCATTATATCAATGCAAATCCTGAGCGTGACTTTAACGTTGAAGCATTCGGCGATTTCCGCTTCATCTTAGAAGGAGAACCTTTAAGCGATGGATCAGGCGAAGCAAAATTCGCAGAGGGTATTGAAGTCGGACAAGTCTTCAAACTAGGTACAAAATATTCTGAAGCAATGAATGCCACATTCTTAGATAACCAAGGTAAAGCAAAACCATTAATCATGGGTTGCTATGGTATCGGCGTTTCCAGAACTTTAAGTGCCGTTGTGGAACAAAATAATGATGAAAATGGTATTATCTGGCCAAAATCCGTTACACCATTTGATTTGCACTTGATTACGATTAATCCTAAAAAAGAAGACCAACGTGAATTAGGCGATAAAATCTATGCTGAACTGCAATCATCATATGAAGTGCTGTATGATGACCGCAAAGAACGTGCAGGCGTAAAATTTAATGATGCTGATTTAATCGGTTTACCTATTCGTATTGTAGTCGGTAAACGTGCGGATGAAGGTATCGTAGAAGTAAAACGTCGCGATAACGGCGAGAGTGAAGAAGTTGAAGTTTCAAACTTAGCCTCTTATATCGATAGCTTATATACACAAATTTAA